In Zingiber officinale cultivar Zhangliang chromosome 6A, Zo_v1.1, whole genome shotgun sequence, a single genomic region encodes these proteins:
- the LOC121996501 gene encoding uncharacterized protein LOC121996501 isoform X2, translated as MGNSRVRTTSQAMKAPVRRIKETNKEKKIEMQVNKSIGTKEGFNRRQSRSEKKIALEQDVDKLKKKLRQEENVHRALERAFTRPLGALPRLPPYLPSQTLELLAEVAVLEEEVVRLEEQVVNFRQGLYQEAIYFSTTKKIKGNATDRSSNGQLSQSSKFSEQPKQCSTLPNGESLISAKPTHSRRYSLDVEQLESLRNESLNVKRTPNKQSSSLDFSENQQGKENQWVSNFSRNPKQSPVKKVTKVRVAASENKHANALLLVQPECAVMDKKGVGLILSDASDEVLLDKSSGSNKLSEDILKCLMNIFLSIKSSDDMETSSSSSGSCENIVGMDSRDPYDICAEFGKRDIGPYKHFRSVDVSSNGQKLLMASSSFKYRLKPLFRKLESVDISKLTHWQKLAFWINIYNSCMMNAFLEQGIPTRPEMVVALMPKAVINVGGHLLSAMTIEHFILRLPYHIKNAKVSTKGPKNESTIIRGVFGLEWPEPLVTFALSCGSWSSPAVRVYTAARVEKELETAKMDYLQAAVGISKLAIPKLLHWYLLDFAKDIESLMDWVCLQLPGQLRTEAVKCLEESKRSVIPQAIQIRPYEFRFSGRWIKYAFSLFSGEGRVASVEEKGEKKMEAETVAQY; from the exons ATGGGTAATAGCAGAGTCCGGACGACGTCGCAGGCGATGAAAGCCCCCGTGAGGCGAATTAAA GAAACGAACAAGGAGAAAAAAATCGAGATGCAGGTGAACAAGTCAATTGGCACAAAAGAAGGATTCAACAGACGACAGTCAAGAAGCGAAAAAAAGATTGCTTTGGAACAAGAT GTTGATAAGCTAAAGAAGAAGCTTAGACAGGAAGAGAATGTCCACAGAGCTTTGGAGAGAGCTTTCACCAGACCCTTGGGCGCTCTTCCTCGACTCCCGCCATATCTTCCTTCTCAG ACGCTAGAGCTTCTAGCTGAAGTAGCTGTGTTGGAAGAAGAGGTGGTTCGACTTGAAGAACAGGTAGTTAATTTTCGGCAAGGACTTTATCAGGAGGCCATCTACTTCTCGACCACCAAGAAAATCAAAGGAAATGCAACTGATCGAAGCTCGAATGGACAACTTTCTCAAAGTTCCAAATTCTCTGAACAACCTAAACAATGCAGTACGTTGCCAAATGGTGAATCTTTGATCTCAGCAAAACCTACTCACTCAAGACGATATTCTTTGGATGTTGAGCAACTTGAATCTTTACGTAATGAGTCACTAAATGTTAAGCGGACACCCAATAAGCAGAGTTCTTCTTTGGATTTTTCTGAGAATCAACAAGGAAAAGAGAATCAATGGGTCTCTAACTTCAGTAGGAATCCCAAGCAATCGCCGGTAAAGAAAGTCACAAAAGTAAGAGTTGCTGCCTCAGAGAACAAGCATGCTAATGCACTG TTGTTAGTCCAGCCAGAATGCGCTGTAATGGATAAAAAAGGTGTTGGATTGATCTTGTCTGATGCCTCAGATGAAGTGTTGTTGGACAAATCTAGTGGCTCAAACAAATTATCTGAGGATATCTTGAAGTGCCTGATGAACATTTTCTTGTCGATTAAGAGTTCAGATGACATGGAAACATCTTCCTCAAGTTCAGGTTCTTGTGAGAATATTGTGGGGATGGACTCCCGAGATCCTTATGATATATGTGCTGAGTTTGGCAAGAGGGACATTGGTCCATATAAGCATTTTCGATCAGTTGATGTGAGCTCAAACGGTCAAAAGCTTCTTATGGCATCATCATCTTTCAAGTACAGGCTAAA GCCTTTATTCAGAAAGCTTGAATCAGTTGACATATCAAAACTTACACACTGGCAGAAGCTTGCTTTCTGGATCAACATTTATAATTCATGCATGATGAAC GCCTTTCTGGAGCAAGGAATACCAACAAGACCTGAGATGGTTGTTGCATTGATGCCAAAA GCAGTGATAAATGTGGGAGGTCACTTGCTTAGTGCAATGACAATTGAACATTTCATATTGAGATTGCCTTATCACATCAAaaat GCAAAAGTCTCCACTAAAGGACCAAAAAATGAGAGCACAATAATACGAGGAGTCTTCGGATTGGAGTGGCCAGAACCTCTAGTCACATTTGCTCTGTCATGTGGAAGTTGGTCCTCACCTGCT GTGAGAGTGTACACTGCTGCGCGAGTCGAAAAGGAGTTAGAAACTGCTAAAATGGATTATTTGCAAGCAGCAGTTGGCATATCCAAATTAGCGATTCCTAAGCTTCTTCACTGGTACCTGCTTGATTTTGCCAAGGATATTGAGTCATTAATGGACTGGGTATGTTTACAACTACCAGGTCAATTGAGGACTGAAGCGGTTAAATGCCTTGAGGAGAGCAAGAGAAGTGTGATTCCCCAGGCAATACAGATTCGGCCTTATGAATTCAGATTCAG CGGTAGATGGATAAAATATGCTTTCAGTCTCTTCTCCGGGGAAGGGAGGGTCGCATCTGTGGAGGAGAAAGGGGAGAAGAAGATGGAAGCTGAAACAGTAGCTCAATACTGA
- the LOC121996501 gene encoding uncharacterized protein LOC121996501 isoform X3: MGSSFSFGKSASLGDGIVSDMNLRWETNKEKKIEMQVNKSIGTKEGFNRRQSRSEKKIALEQDVDKLKKKLRQEENVHRALERAFTRPLGALPRLPPYLPSQTLELLAEVAVLEEEVVRLEEQVVNFRQGLYQEAIYFSTTKKIKGNATDRSSNGQLSQSSKFSEQPKQCSTLPNGESLISAKPTHSRRYSLDVEQLESLRNESLNVKRTPNKQSSSLDFSENQQGKENQWVSNFSRNPKQSPVKKVTKVRVAASENKHANALPECAVMDKKGVGLILSDASDEVLLDKSSGSNKLSEDILKCLMNIFLSIKSSDDMETSSSSSGSCENIVGMDSRDPYDICAEFGKRDIGPYKHFRSVDVSSNGQKLLMASSSFKYRLKPLFRKLESVDISKLTHWQKLAFWINIYNSCMMNAFLEQGIPTRPEMVVALMPKAVINVGGHLLSAMTIEHFILRLPYHIKNAKVSTKGPKNESTIIRGVFGLEWPEPLVTFALSCGSWSSPAVRVYTAARVEKELETAKMDYLQAAVGISKLAIPKLLHWYLLDFAKDIESLMDWVCLQLPGQLRTEAVKCLEESKRSVIPQAIQIRPYEFRFSGRWIKYAFSLFSGEGRVASVEEKGEKKMEAETVAQY, from the exons ATGGGCTCTTCGTTTTCCTTTGGGAAGTCAGCTTCTTTGGGGGATGGAATCGTCTCTGATATGAATTTGAGatgg GAAACGAACAAGGAGAAAAAAATCGAGATGCAGGTGAACAAGTCAATTGGCACAAAAGAAGGATTCAACAGACGACAGTCAAGAAGCGAAAAAAAGATTGCTTTGGAACAAGAT GTTGATAAGCTAAAGAAGAAGCTTAGACAGGAAGAGAATGTCCACAGAGCTTTGGAGAGAGCTTTCACCAGACCCTTGGGCGCTCTTCCTCGACTCCCGCCATATCTTCCTTCTCAG ACGCTAGAGCTTCTAGCTGAAGTAGCTGTGTTGGAAGAAGAGGTGGTTCGACTTGAAGAACAGGTAGTTAATTTTCGGCAAGGACTTTATCAGGAGGCCATCTACTTCTCGACCACCAAGAAAATCAAAGGAAATGCAACTGATCGAAGCTCGAATGGACAACTTTCTCAAAGTTCCAAATTCTCTGAACAACCTAAACAATGCAGTACGTTGCCAAATGGTGAATCTTTGATCTCAGCAAAACCTACTCACTCAAGACGATATTCTTTGGATGTTGAGCAACTTGAATCTTTACGTAATGAGTCACTAAATGTTAAGCGGACACCCAATAAGCAGAGTTCTTCTTTGGATTTTTCTGAGAATCAACAAGGAAAAGAGAATCAATGGGTCTCTAACTTCAGTAGGAATCCCAAGCAATCGCCGGTAAAGAAAGTCACAAAAGTAAGAGTTGCTGCCTCAGAGAACAAGCATGCTAATGCACTG CCAGAATGCGCTGTAATGGATAAAAAAGGTGTTGGATTGATCTTGTCTGATGCCTCAGATGAAGTGTTGTTGGACAAATCTAGTGGCTCAAACAAATTATCTGAGGATATCTTGAAGTGCCTGATGAACATTTTCTTGTCGATTAAGAGTTCAGATGACATGGAAACATCTTCCTCAAGTTCAGGTTCTTGTGAGAATATTGTGGGGATGGACTCCCGAGATCCTTATGATATATGTGCTGAGTTTGGCAAGAGGGACATTGGTCCATATAAGCATTTTCGATCAGTTGATGTGAGCTCAAACGGTCAAAAGCTTCTTATGGCATCATCATCTTTCAAGTACAGGCTAAA GCCTTTATTCAGAAAGCTTGAATCAGTTGACATATCAAAACTTACACACTGGCAGAAGCTTGCTTTCTGGATCAACATTTATAATTCATGCATGATGAAC GCCTTTCTGGAGCAAGGAATACCAACAAGACCTGAGATGGTTGTTGCATTGATGCCAAAA GCAGTGATAAATGTGGGAGGTCACTTGCTTAGTGCAATGACAATTGAACATTTCATATTGAGATTGCCTTATCACATCAAaaat GCAAAAGTCTCCACTAAAGGACCAAAAAATGAGAGCACAATAATACGAGGAGTCTTCGGATTGGAGTGGCCAGAACCTCTAGTCACATTTGCTCTGTCATGTGGAAGTTGGTCCTCACCTGCT GTGAGAGTGTACACTGCTGCGCGAGTCGAAAAGGAGTTAGAAACTGCTAAAATGGATTATTTGCAAGCAGCAGTTGGCATATCCAAATTAGCGATTCCTAAGCTTCTTCACTGGTACCTGCTTGATTTTGCCAAGGATATTGAGTCATTAATGGACTGGGTATGTTTACAACTACCAGGTCAATTGAGGACTGAAGCGGTTAAATGCCTTGAGGAGAGCAAGAGAAGTGTGATTCCCCAGGCAATACAGATTCGGCCTTATGAATTCAGATTCAG CGGTAGATGGATAAAATATGCTTTCAGTCTCTTCTCCGGGGAAGGGAGGGTCGCATCTGTGGAGGAGAAAGGGGAGAAGAAGATGGAAGCTGAAACAGTAGCTCAATACTGA
- the LOC121996501 gene encoding uncharacterized protein LOC121996501 isoform X4: MGSSFSFGKSASLGDGIVSDMNLRWETNKEKKIEMQVNKSIGTKEGFNRRQSRSEKKIALEQDVDKLKKKLRQEENVHRALERAFTRPLGALPRLPPYLPSQTLELLAEVAVLEEEVVRLEEQVVNFRQGLYQEAIYFSTTKKIKGNATDRSSNGQLSQSSKFSEQPKQCSTLPNGESLISAKPTHSRRYSLDVEQLESLRNESLNVKRTPNKQSSSLDFSENQQGKENQWVSNFSRNPKQSPVKKVTKVRVAASENKHANALLLVQPECAVMDKKGVGLILSDASDEVLLDKSSGSNKLSEDILKCLMNIFLSIKSSDDMETSSSSSGSCENIVGMDSRDPYDICAEFGKRDIGPYKHFRSVDVSSNGQKLLMASSSFKYRLKPLFRKLESVDISKLTHWQKLAFWINIYNSCMMNAFLEQGIPTRPEMVVALMPKAVINVGGHLLSAMTIEHFILRLPYHIKNAKVSTKGPKNESTIIRGVFGLEWPEPLVTFALSCGSWSSPAVRVYTAARVEKELETAKMDYLQAAVGISKLAIPKLLHWYLLDFAKDIESLMDWVCLQLPGQLRTEAVKCLEESKRSVIPQAIQIRPYEFRFSLFSGEGRVASVEEKGEKKMEAETVAQY; the protein is encoded by the exons ATGGGCTCTTCGTTTTCCTTTGGGAAGTCAGCTTCTTTGGGGGATGGAATCGTCTCTGATATGAATTTGAGatgg GAAACGAACAAGGAGAAAAAAATCGAGATGCAGGTGAACAAGTCAATTGGCACAAAAGAAGGATTCAACAGACGACAGTCAAGAAGCGAAAAAAAGATTGCTTTGGAACAAGAT GTTGATAAGCTAAAGAAGAAGCTTAGACAGGAAGAGAATGTCCACAGAGCTTTGGAGAGAGCTTTCACCAGACCCTTGGGCGCTCTTCCTCGACTCCCGCCATATCTTCCTTCTCAG ACGCTAGAGCTTCTAGCTGAAGTAGCTGTGTTGGAAGAAGAGGTGGTTCGACTTGAAGAACAGGTAGTTAATTTTCGGCAAGGACTTTATCAGGAGGCCATCTACTTCTCGACCACCAAGAAAATCAAAGGAAATGCAACTGATCGAAGCTCGAATGGACAACTTTCTCAAAGTTCCAAATTCTCTGAACAACCTAAACAATGCAGTACGTTGCCAAATGGTGAATCTTTGATCTCAGCAAAACCTACTCACTCAAGACGATATTCTTTGGATGTTGAGCAACTTGAATCTTTACGTAATGAGTCACTAAATGTTAAGCGGACACCCAATAAGCAGAGTTCTTCTTTGGATTTTTCTGAGAATCAACAAGGAAAAGAGAATCAATGGGTCTCTAACTTCAGTAGGAATCCCAAGCAATCGCCGGTAAAGAAAGTCACAAAAGTAAGAGTTGCTGCCTCAGAGAACAAGCATGCTAATGCACTG TTGTTAGTCCAGCCAGAATGCGCTGTAATGGATAAAAAAGGTGTTGGATTGATCTTGTCTGATGCCTCAGATGAAGTGTTGTTGGACAAATCTAGTGGCTCAAACAAATTATCTGAGGATATCTTGAAGTGCCTGATGAACATTTTCTTGTCGATTAAGAGTTCAGATGACATGGAAACATCTTCCTCAAGTTCAGGTTCTTGTGAGAATATTGTGGGGATGGACTCCCGAGATCCTTATGATATATGTGCTGAGTTTGGCAAGAGGGACATTGGTCCATATAAGCATTTTCGATCAGTTGATGTGAGCTCAAACGGTCAAAAGCTTCTTATGGCATCATCATCTTTCAAGTACAGGCTAAA GCCTTTATTCAGAAAGCTTGAATCAGTTGACATATCAAAACTTACACACTGGCAGAAGCTTGCTTTCTGGATCAACATTTATAATTCATGCATGATGAAC GCCTTTCTGGAGCAAGGAATACCAACAAGACCTGAGATGGTTGTTGCATTGATGCCAAAA GCAGTGATAAATGTGGGAGGTCACTTGCTTAGTGCAATGACAATTGAACATTTCATATTGAGATTGCCTTATCACATCAAaaat GCAAAAGTCTCCACTAAAGGACCAAAAAATGAGAGCACAATAATACGAGGAGTCTTCGGATTGGAGTGGCCAGAACCTCTAGTCACATTTGCTCTGTCATGTGGAAGTTGGTCCTCACCTGCT GTGAGAGTGTACACTGCTGCGCGAGTCGAAAAGGAGTTAGAAACTGCTAAAATGGATTATTTGCAAGCAGCAGTTGGCATATCCAAATTAGCGATTCCTAAGCTTCTTCACTGGTACCTGCTTGATTTTGCCAAGGATATTGAGTCATTAATGGACTGGGTATGTTTACAACTACCAGGTCAATTGAGGACTGAAGCGGTTAAATGCCTTGAGGAGAGCAAGAGAAGTGTGATTCCCCAGGCAATACAGATTCGGCCTTATGAATTCAGATTCAG TCTCTTCTCCGGGGAAGGGAGGGTCGCATCTGTGGAGGAGAAAGGGGAGAAGAAGATGGAAGCTGAAACAGTAGCTCAATACTGA
- the LOC121996501 gene encoding uncharacterized protein LOC121996501 isoform X1 gives MGSSFSFGKSASLGDGIVSDMNLRWETNKEKKIEMQVNKSIGTKEGFNRRQSRSEKKIALEQDVDKLKKKLRQEENVHRALERAFTRPLGALPRLPPYLPSQTLELLAEVAVLEEEVVRLEEQVVNFRQGLYQEAIYFSTTKKIKGNATDRSSNGQLSQSSKFSEQPKQCSTLPNGESLISAKPTHSRRYSLDVEQLESLRNESLNVKRTPNKQSSSLDFSENQQGKENQWVSNFSRNPKQSPVKKVTKVRVAASENKHANALLLVQPECAVMDKKGVGLILSDASDEVLLDKSSGSNKLSEDILKCLMNIFLSIKSSDDMETSSSSSGSCENIVGMDSRDPYDICAEFGKRDIGPYKHFRSVDVSSNGQKLLMASSSFKYRLKPLFRKLESVDISKLTHWQKLAFWINIYNSCMMNAFLEQGIPTRPEMVVALMPKAVINVGGHLLSAMTIEHFILRLPYHIKNAKVSTKGPKNESTIIRGVFGLEWPEPLVTFALSCGSWSSPAVRVYTAARVEKELETAKMDYLQAAVGISKLAIPKLLHWYLLDFAKDIESLMDWVCLQLPGQLRTEAVKCLEESKRSVIPQAIQIRPYEFRFSGRWIKYAFSLFSGEGRVASVEEKGEKKMEAETVAQY, from the exons ATGGGCTCTTCGTTTTCCTTTGGGAAGTCAGCTTCTTTGGGGGATGGAATCGTCTCTGATATGAATTTGAGatgg GAAACGAACAAGGAGAAAAAAATCGAGATGCAGGTGAACAAGTCAATTGGCACAAAAGAAGGATTCAACAGACGACAGTCAAGAAGCGAAAAAAAGATTGCTTTGGAACAAGAT GTTGATAAGCTAAAGAAGAAGCTTAGACAGGAAGAGAATGTCCACAGAGCTTTGGAGAGAGCTTTCACCAGACCCTTGGGCGCTCTTCCTCGACTCCCGCCATATCTTCCTTCTCAG ACGCTAGAGCTTCTAGCTGAAGTAGCTGTGTTGGAAGAAGAGGTGGTTCGACTTGAAGAACAGGTAGTTAATTTTCGGCAAGGACTTTATCAGGAGGCCATCTACTTCTCGACCACCAAGAAAATCAAAGGAAATGCAACTGATCGAAGCTCGAATGGACAACTTTCTCAAAGTTCCAAATTCTCTGAACAACCTAAACAATGCAGTACGTTGCCAAATGGTGAATCTTTGATCTCAGCAAAACCTACTCACTCAAGACGATATTCTTTGGATGTTGAGCAACTTGAATCTTTACGTAATGAGTCACTAAATGTTAAGCGGACACCCAATAAGCAGAGTTCTTCTTTGGATTTTTCTGAGAATCAACAAGGAAAAGAGAATCAATGGGTCTCTAACTTCAGTAGGAATCCCAAGCAATCGCCGGTAAAGAAAGTCACAAAAGTAAGAGTTGCTGCCTCAGAGAACAAGCATGCTAATGCACTG TTGTTAGTCCAGCCAGAATGCGCTGTAATGGATAAAAAAGGTGTTGGATTGATCTTGTCTGATGCCTCAGATGAAGTGTTGTTGGACAAATCTAGTGGCTCAAACAAATTATCTGAGGATATCTTGAAGTGCCTGATGAACATTTTCTTGTCGATTAAGAGTTCAGATGACATGGAAACATCTTCCTCAAGTTCAGGTTCTTGTGAGAATATTGTGGGGATGGACTCCCGAGATCCTTATGATATATGTGCTGAGTTTGGCAAGAGGGACATTGGTCCATATAAGCATTTTCGATCAGTTGATGTGAGCTCAAACGGTCAAAAGCTTCTTATGGCATCATCATCTTTCAAGTACAGGCTAAA GCCTTTATTCAGAAAGCTTGAATCAGTTGACATATCAAAACTTACACACTGGCAGAAGCTTGCTTTCTGGATCAACATTTATAATTCATGCATGATGAAC GCCTTTCTGGAGCAAGGAATACCAACAAGACCTGAGATGGTTGTTGCATTGATGCCAAAA GCAGTGATAAATGTGGGAGGTCACTTGCTTAGTGCAATGACAATTGAACATTTCATATTGAGATTGCCTTATCACATCAAaaat GCAAAAGTCTCCACTAAAGGACCAAAAAATGAGAGCACAATAATACGAGGAGTCTTCGGATTGGAGTGGCCAGAACCTCTAGTCACATTTGCTCTGTCATGTGGAAGTTGGTCCTCACCTGCT GTGAGAGTGTACACTGCTGCGCGAGTCGAAAAGGAGTTAGAAACTGCTAAAATGGATTATTTGCAAGCAGCAGTTGGCATATCCAAATTAGCGATTCCTAAGCTTCTTCACTGGTACCTGCTTGATTTTGCCAAGGATATTGAGTCATTAATGGACTGGGTATGTTTACAACTACCAGGTCAATTGAGGACTGAAGCGGTTAAATGCCTTGAGGAGAGCAAGAGAAGTGTGATTCCCCAGGCAATACAGATTCGGCCTTATGAATTCAGATTCAG CGGTAGATGGATAAAATATGCTTTCAGTCTCTTCTCCGGGGAAGGGAGGGTCGCATCTGTGGAGGAGAAAGGGGAGAAGAAGATGGAAGCTGAAACAGTAGCTCAATACTGA
- the LOC121996501 gene encoding uncharacterized protein LOC121996501 isoform X5 — protein sequence MQVNKSIGTKEGFNRRQSRSEKKIALEQDVDKLKKKLRQEENVHRALERAFTRPLGALPRLPPYLPSQTLELLAEVAVLEEEVVRLEEQVVNFRQGLYQEAIYFSTTKKIKGNATDRSSNGQLSQSSKFSEQPKQCSTLPNGESLISAKPTHSRRYSLDVEQLESLRNESLNVKRTPNKQSSSLDFSENQQGKENQWVSNFSRNPKQSPVKKVTKVRVAASENKHANALLLVQPECAVMDKKGVGLILSDASDEVLLDKSSGSNKLSEDILKCLMNIFLSIKSSDDMETSSSSSGSCENIVGMDSRDPYDICAEFGKRDIGPYKHFRSVDVSSNGQKLLMASSSFKYRLKPLFRKLESVDISKLTHWQKLAFWINIYNSCMMNAFLEQGIPTRPEMVVALMPKAVINVGGHLLSAMTIEHFILRLPYHIKNAKVSTKGPKNESTIIRGVFGLEWPEPLVTFALSCGSWSSPAVRVYTAARVEKELETAKMDYLQAAVGISKLAIPKLLHWYLLDFAKDIESLMDWVCLQLPGQLRTEAVKCLEESKRSVIPQAIQIRPYEFRFSGRWIKYAFSLFSGEGRVASVEEKGEKKMEAETVAQY from the exons ATGCAGGTGAACAAGTCAATTGGCACAAAAGAAGGATTCAACAGACGACAGTCAAGAAGCGAAAAAAAGATTGCTTTGGAACAAGAT GTTGATAAGCTAAAGAAGAAGCTTAGACAGGAAGAGAATGTCCACAGAGCTTTGGAGAGAGCTTTCACCAGACCCTTGGGCGCTCTTCCTCGACTCCCGCCATATCTTCCTTCTCAG ACGCTAGAGCTTCTAGCTGAAGTAGCTGTGTTGGAAGAAGAGGTGGTTCGACTTGAAGAACAGGTAGTTAATTTTCGGCAAGGACTTTATCAGGAGGCCATCTACTTCTCGACCACCAAGAAAATCAAAGGAAATGCAACTGATCGAAGCTCGAATGGACAACTTTCTCAAAGTTCCAAATTCTCTGAACAACCTAAACAATGCAGTACGTTGCCAAATGGTGAATCTTTGATCTCAGCAAAACCTACTCACTCAAGACGATATTCTTTGGATGTTGAGCAACTTGAATCTTTACGTAATGAGTCACTAAATGTTAAGCGGACACCCAATAAGCAGAGTTCTTCTTTGGATTTTTCTGAGAATCAACAAGGAAAAGAGAATCAATGGGTCTCTAACTTCAGTAGGAATCCCAAGCAATCGCCGGTAAAGAAAGTCACAAAAGTAAGAGTTGCTGCCTCAGAGAACAAGCATGCTAATGCACTG TTGTTAGTCCAGCCAGAATGCGCTGTAATGGATAAAAAAGGTGTTGGATTGATCTTGTCTGATGCCTCAGATGAAGTGTTGTTGGACAAATCTAGTGGCTCAAACAAATTATCTGAGGATATCTTGAAGTGCCTGATGAACATTTTCTTGTCGATTAAGAGTTCAGATGACATGGAAACATCTTCCTCAAGTTCAGGTTCTTGTGAGAATATTGTGGGGATGGACTCCCGAGATCCTTATGATATATGTGCTGAGTTTGGCAAGAGGGACATTGGTCCATATAAGCATTTTCGATCAGTTGATGTGAGCTCAAACGGTCAAAAGCTTCTTATGGCATCATCATCTTTCAAGTACAGGCTAAA GCCTTTATTCAGAAAGCTTGAATCAGTTGACATATCAAAACTTACACACTGGCAGAAGCTTGCTTTCTGGATCAACATTTATAATTCATGCATGATGAAC GCCTTTCTGGAGCAAGGAATACCAACAAGACCTGAGATGGTTGTTGCATTGATGCCAAAA GCAGTGATAAATGTGGGAGGTCACTTGCTTAGTGCAATGACAATTGAACATTTCATATTGAGATTGCCTTATCACATCAAaaat GCAAAAGTCTCCACTAAAGGACCAAAAAATGAGAGCACAATAATACGAGGAGTCTTCGGATTGGAGTGGCCAGAACCTCTAGTCACATTTGCTCTGTCATGTGGAAGTTGGTCCTCACCTGCT GTGAGAGTGTACACTGCTGCGCGAGTCGAAAAGGAGTTAGAAACTGCTAAAATGGATTATTTGCAAGCAGCAGTTGGCATATCCAAATTAGCGATTCCTAAGCTTCTTCACTGGTACCTGCTTGATTTTGCCAAGGATATTGAGTCATTAATGGACTGGGTATGTTTACAACTACCAGGTCAATTGAGGACTGAAGCGGTTAAATGCCTTGAGGAGAGCAAGAGAAGTGTGATTCCCCAGGCAATACAGATTCGGCCTTATGAATTCAGATTCAG CGGTAGATGGATAAAATATGCTTTCAGTCTCTTCTCCGGGGAAGGGAGGGTCGCATCTGTGGAGGAGAAAGGGGAGAAGAAGATGGAAGCTGAAACAGTAGCTCAATACTGA